In one Cellulomonas sp. JZ18 genomic region, the following are encoded:
- a CDS encoding FUSC family protein, whose protein sequence is MRVADVVQRVAGADRPWRSLDVETALRVAVANAVPLALVVATGETRHAAFAMFAAFTAIYGRAEPYRRRVVTVTAVALLMTAAMAAGTALGLLDAPVWAAAVGLVVVLVAGVCVIGWLQGVPPQPIFPVFAYLTLLQVPLAPHELPRVAAITLGSVAWAWGVSLVGYVVRAVLGARLPGLFAPLGRGAGRTAAVLRDPALWRSAALVVLGALTAGAVGTALRLPHVAWAVVAVVATLPAYGRPPDAWRSVRRLVGTVAGALVAGALLAAEPPVAVVVAVVVVCAAGAEVVMARSYALGLAFVTPVALLAVHLSAPGDPTALAVDRVVETALGAAVSLALLGAARLAAGRRAGAAPA, encoded by the coding sequence GTGCGGGTCGCCGACGTCGTGCAGCGGGTCGCCGGCGCCGACCGCCCGTGGCGCTCGCTGGACGTGGAGACGGCCCTGCGCGTCGCGGTCGCGAACGCCGTCCCGCTCGCCCTCGTCGTCGCGACGGGCGAGACCCGGCACGCGGCGTTCGCGATGTTCGCCGCGTTCACCGCCATCTACGGCCGTGCGGAGCCGTACCGCCGCCGCGTGGTGACGGTCACCGCGGTCGCCCTGCTCATGACCGCCGCCATGGCCGCCGGTACCGCCCTCGGCCTGCTCGACGCACCGGTGTGGGCGGCGGCCGTCGGGCTCGTCGTGGTCCTGGTCGCCGGGGTGTGCGTGATCGGGTGGCTGCAGGGCGTCCCGCCGCAGCCGATCTTCCCGGTGTTCGCCTACCTGACGCTGCTGCAGGTGCCGCTCGCCCCGCACGAGCTGCCGCGTGTCGCGGCGATCACGCTCGGGTCGGTCGCGTGGGCGTGGGGTGTCAGCCTCGTCGGGTACGTCGTGCGGGCCGTGCTCGGTGCGCGGCTGCCGGGGCTGTTCGCACCGCTGGGCCGCGGTGCAGGACGGACGGCGGCCGTCCTGCGGGACCCCGCGCTGTGGCGGTCCGCGGCGCTCGTCGTCCTCGGGGCGCTGACGGCGGGTGCGGTCGGCACCGCGCTGCGGCTGCCGCACGTCGCCTGGGCGGTCGTCGCGGTCGTCGCGACGCTGCCCGCGTACGGGCGCCCGCCGGACGCCTGGCGCTCGGTGCGGCGGCTCGTCGGGACCGTGGCCGGTGCGCTCGTCGCGGGCGCGCTGCTCGCGGCCGAACCGCCGGTGGCCGTCGTCGTCGCCGTCGTCGTCGTGTGCGCGGCGGGCGCGGAGGTCGTCATGGCCCGCAGCTACGCGCTCGGCCTCGCGTTCGTCACACCCGTCGCGCTCCTCGCCGTGCACCTGTCGGCCCCCGGCGACCCGACGGCCCTCGCGGTCGACCGCGTCGTCGAGACGGCGCTGGGCGCGGCGGTGAGCCTCGCGCTGCTCGGTGCGGCACGGCTGGCCGCGGGCCGCAGGGCGGGCGCCGCACCGGCCTGA
- a CDS encoding PhzF family phenazine biosynthesis protein, which yields MSDLDDVQRWAAFAAEPGGGNPAGVVLDARGWSDERMRAVAAEVGYAETAFVTDPGTLTLRYFSPVAEVPFCGHATVATAVALAAARGPGDLLLRTPVGPVAVTTRDAGGVLSASFTSVEPRVADLDPAVLDELLGLLGLTRDDLDPTHPPRTADAGNVHPVVVLRDAAAFDAFGFDPAAVRALMDREGWAGTVTVLHRRGDDEYEARNLFPVGTLTEDPATGSAAAATGAYLRALGLLAPPARVRVHQGRHVGRPSVLVVDVPEAGGVTVTGTAARI from the coding sequence ATGAGCGACCTCGACGACGTGCAGCGCTGGGCCGCGTTCGCGGCGGAGCCGGGCGGGGGCAACCCCGCCGGGGTGGTGCTCGACGCGCGGGGCTGGTCCGACGAGCGCATGCGGGCGGTGGCGGCCGAGGTCGGGTACGCGGAGACGGCGTTCGTCACCGATCCGGGGACACTGACGCTGCGCTACTTCTCCCCCGTGGCCGAGGTGCCGTTCTGCGGGCACGCGACGGTCGCCACGGCGGTCGCGCTCGCCGCGGCGCGGGGCCCGGGCGACCTGCTGCTGCGCACCCCGGTCGGTCCCGTCGCGGTCACGACCCGGGACGCGGGCGGGGTGCTCAGCGCGTCGTTCACGAGCGTCGAGCCCCGCGTCGCCGACCTCGACCCGGCGGTCCTCGACGAGCTCCTCGGGCTGCTCGGGCTGACGCGCGACGACCTCGACCCGACGCACCCGCCCCGCACCGCCGACGCGGGCAACGTGCACCCCGTGGTGGTGCTGCGCGACGCCGCCGCGTTCGACGCGTTCGGCTTCGACCCCGCGGCCGTGCGGGCGCTCATGGACCGCGAGGGCTGGGCCGGCACGGTGACGGTGCTGCACCGGCGCGGCGACGACGAGTACGAGGCGCGCAACCTGTTCCCGGTCGGCACCCTCACCGAGGACCCGGCGACCGGCTCGGCGGCCGCCGCGACGGGGGCGTACCTGCGCGCGCTCGGGCTGCTCGCCCCGCCGGCACGGGTCCGCGTCCACCAGGGCCGGCACGTCGGCCGGCCAAGCGTGCTGGTCGTCGACGTGCCCGAGGCCGGCGGCGTGACGGTGACGGGCACGGCCGCGCGCATCTGA
- a CDS encoding ester cyclase: MSSDGRVSIEATRAVVEEYLASERRAETAALAPDVVFRFMATGDEHRGPEAVRAMLRYFYREAFEARTERRRLVVGEGTAVFEGVFVGRHTGEFAGVPATGRDVRVPLAVVYDVDDGAIVEARLYFELPAFLTQVTTTA; this comes from the coding sequence ATGTCCAGCGACGGACGCGTCAGCATCGAGGCGACGCGTGCGGTGGTCGAGGAGTACCTGGCGAGCGAGCGCCGTGCCGAGACGGCGGCACTGGCTCCCGACGTGGTCTTCCGGTTCATGGCCACGGGGGACGAGCACCGCGGCCCGGAGGCGGTGCGGGCGATGCTCCGGTACTTCTACCGGGAGGCCTTCGAGGCCCGGACCGAGCGGCGGCGCCTCGTCGTGGGGGAGGGCACCGCCGTGTTCGAGGGCGTGTTCGTCGGCCGGCACACGGGCGAGTTCGCGGGTGTGCCGGCGACCGGTCGGGACGTGCGGGTGCCGCTGGCGGTCGTGTACGACGTCGACGACGGCGCGATCGTGGAGGCGCGCCTCTACTTCGAGCTCCCGGCGTTCCTGACGCAGGTGACGACCACGGCATGA
- a CDS encoding GrpB family protein, whose amino-acid sequence MSPQDLDGGPADAPAGPPPALRPGEEIHDAAVAVVEAERAALRARGVPGELVWTGGSSVPGALTRGDVDLHLRVAPEEFARAVALLREDHAVVHPEIWCATLATFAVDAPVPAGLAVTPVGSEHDVRFTRTWELLRTDPRLLAAYNAMKTSAADADYEDRKSVFVDRLLAGDV is encoded by the coding sequence GTGAGCCCGCAGGACCTCGACGGTGGCCCGGCGGACGCCCCCGCCGGGCCACCGCCCGCACTGCGTCCCGGCGAGGAGATCCACGACGCCGCCGTCGCCGTGGTCGAGGCCGAGCGCGCCGCCCTGCGCGCCCGCGGCGTCCCGGGCGAGCTCGTGTGGACCGGCGGGTCGAGCGTGCCCGGCGCGCTGACCCGCGGCGACGTGGACCTGCACCTGCGCGTCGCGCCGGAGGAGTTCGCGCGGGCGGTCGCGCTGCTGCGCGAGGACCACGCGGTCGTCCACCCGGAGATCTGGTGCGCCACGCTCGCGACGTTCGCCGTGGACGCGCCCGTGCCGGCCGGTCTCGCCGTCACGCCGGTCGGCTCCGAGCACGACGTCCGCTTCACGCGCACGTGGGAGCTCCTGCGCACCGACCCGCGGCTGCTGGCGGCGTACAACGCGATGAAGACGAGCGCCGCCGACGCGGACTACGAGGACCGCAAGTCCGTGTTCGTCGACCGCCTCCTCGCGGGCGACGTCTGA
- a CDS encoding TetR/AcrR family transcriptional regulator — protein sequence MVRADERRREPLTAARVLQTAVALADAQGLAAVSMRNVAQELGVVPMALYKHVADKERLVDGMVDVVVGEFEPADAALDWQEAVRCRVLSARRAVQRHPWARQAIETRTRRTPAVLGYMDSLAGTFLAGGLSPDLVHHVMHALGNRIWGFSPEMFDEAPPADAPVPSPEEQAAVAAEVARRFPHILRIATAATGGDPSRAGQGCDEDFEFVFALDLLLDGAARLHGAGWASVGRPTGDGQDVPDVPDAG from the coding sequence GTGGTGCGGGCGGACGAGCGACGGCGCGAGCCCCTGACCGCGGCGCGCGTGCTGCAGACCGCGGTCGCGCTGGCCGACGCGCAGGGCCTCGCGGCCGTGAGCATGCGCAACGTGGCGCAGGAGCTCGGGGTCGTCCCCATGGCCCTCTACAAGCACGTCGCCGACAAGGAGCGCCTGGTCGACGGCATGGTCGACGTCGTCGTGGGCGAGTTCGAGCCCGCCGACGCCGCCCTCGACTGGCAGGAGGCCGTGCGTTGCCGCGTGCTCTCCGCGCGGCGGGCCGTCCAGCGCCACCCCTGGGCCCGCCAGGCGATCGAGACGCGGACCCGCCGGACCCCCGCCGTCCTCGGCTACATGGACTCGCTCGCGGGCACGTTCCTCGCGGGTGGCCTGTCGCCCGACCTCGTCCACCACGTCATGCACGCCCTCGGCAACCGCATCTGGGGCTTCAGCCCGGAGATGTTCGACGAGGCGCCACCCGCGGACGCGCCCGTCCCGAGCCCCGAGGAGCAGGCGGCGGTCGCAGCGGAGGTGGCGCGTCGGTTCCCGCACATCCTCCGGATCGCGACCGCTGCGACCGGCGGTGACCCGTCCCGGGCCGGCCAGGGGTGCGACGAGGACTTCGAGTTCGTCTTCGCGCTCGACCTGCTGCTCGACGGCGCCGCTCGTCTGCACGGCGCGGGCTGGGCGTCGGTCGGTCGTCCGACCGGGGACGGACAGGACGTACCGGACGTCCCGGACGCCGGGTAG
- a CDS encoding DUF4386 domain-containing protein — protein MPTRRTAALTGVFFVVAAVTAVVALALYQPALTDPGYVLGAGADAAVLTGVALEVLLAASVVGTGVALYPVMARYGRATALGYALGRLAEALVILVGVVAVLAVVTLRQVHATSGGDADALVTVARALVAVHDATFLVGPGLIIGVNTTLLAWLVRRSGLVAGWIPVVGLVGGPLVLASSTAVLFGAYTQVSAFAGLAALPVFVWEMSLAGYLLVRGFRAAPAASAPASARPAASVV, from the coding sequence ATGCCCACCCGTCGCACCGCCGCCCTCACGGGCGTGTTCTTCGTCGTCGCGGCGGTCACCGCCGTCGTGGCGCTCGCGCTCTACCAGCCCGCGCTGACCGACCCGGGGTACGTCCTCGGTGCGGGCGCCGACGCCGCCGTGCTCACGGGCGTCGCCCTCGAGGTCCTGCTCGCGGCGAGCGTCGTCGGGACGGGCGTCGCGCTGTACCCGGTGATGGCCCGGTACGGCCGGGCGACCGCGCTCGGGTACGCGCTGGGACGGCTGGCGGAGGCACTCGTCATCCTCGTCGGCGTCGTCGCGGTGCTCGCCGTCGTGACGCTGCGGCAGGTGCACGCGACGAGCGGCGGCGACGCCGACGCGCTCGTCACGGTGGCCCGGGCGCTGGTCGCCGTGCACGACGCGACGTTCCTCGTCGGCCCGGGGCTGATCATCGGCGTCAACACGACGCTGCTCGCCTGGCTCGTGCGCCGGTCGGGGCTCGTCGCCGGCTGGATCCCCGTCGTCGGGCTGGTGGGCGGCCCGCTGGTGCTCGCGTCCTCGACCGCCGTGCTCTTCGGTGCGTACACGCAGGTGTCGGCCTTCGCCGGCCTGGCGGCGCTGCCCGTGTTCGTGTGGGAGATGAGCCTGGCCGGGTACCTGCTGGTCCGCGGGTTCCGGGCGGCACCGGCGGCGTCCGCGCCCGCCTCCGCCCGACCCGCCGCGTCCGTGGTCTGA
- the narI gene encoding respiratory nitrate reductase subunit gamma translates to MTSTLDVVLWVVVPYVCLAVFVLGHVWRYRYDKFGWTTRSSQLYESRLLRWASPMFHFGILFVFLGHVMGLGIPKSWTRAVGMSDELYHVLAISIGTVAGVCTVVGMALLIWRRRTVGPVFSATTRMDKVMYLVLAVVIALGMWNTIAGSILNLGGHYDYRDGVSVWFRGIFRFDLHPELMAEAPIGFQLHGMSAMLLFALWPFTRLVHVFSAPVGYLWRPYVVYRSKGPNRLGTRADRRGWERVGAGDRPTDR, encoded by the coding sequence ATGACCAGCACCCTCGACGTCGTGCTGTGGGTGGTCGTGCCGTACGTGTGCCTGGCGGTGTTCGTGCTGGGGCACGTGTGGCGGTACCGGTACGACAAGTTCGGCTGGACCACCCGCTCGTCGCAGCTCTACGAGTCCCGCCTGCTGCGCTGGGCGAGCCCGATGTTCCACTTCGGGATCCTGTTCGTGTTCCTCGGCCACGTCATGGGCCTCGGCATCCCGAAGTCCTGGACGCGTGCCGTGGGCATGAGCGATGAGCTGTACCACGTCCTCGCGATCTCGATCGGGACGGTGGCGGGGGTCTGCACGGTCGTCGGCATGGCGCTGCTCATCTGGCGGCGGCGCACCGTCGGGCCGGTCTTCAGCGCCACGACGCGCATGGACAAGGTGATGTACCTGGTCCTCGCGGTCGTCATCGCCCTCGGCATGTGGAACACGATCGCCGGGTCGATCCTCAACCTCGGCGGGCACTACGACTACCGCGACGGCGTCTCGGTGTGGTTCCGCGGCATCTTCCGCTTCGACCTGCACCCCGAGCTCATGGCCGAGGCGCCGATCGGGTTCCAGCTGCACGGCATGTCGGCGATGCTGCTGTTCGCGCTGTGGCCGTTCACGCGGCTCGTCCACGTGTTCAGCGCACCCGTCGGCTACCTGTGGCGCCCGTACGTCGTCTACCGCTCCAAGGGCCCGAACCGCCTGGGCACCCGCGCCGACCGCCGCGGCTGGGAGCGCGTGGGCGCCGGCGACCGCCCGACCGACCGCTGA
- the narJ gene encoding nitrate reductase molybdenum cofactor assembly chaperone, whose amino-acid sequence MLPVLRAAAAEVAGPGREPLDRLLDHVAATPLPDLQADYVATFDLRRRCSPYLTYYAHGDTRKRGVALVEFKEAYRAAGMEHVGEELPDHVAVVLEFASTEGSAQEAGLRLLLDHRAGLELLRMALRDGGSPWADALAAVCATLPPLGADEATAVARLAAAGPPGEDVGLEPFGPPTTMEAAQPAGPVFLPTPGVRR is encoded by the coding sequence ATGCTGCCCGTGCTGCGCGCCGCGGCCGCCGAGGTCGCCGGGCCGGGGCGCGAGCCGCTCGACCGCCTGCTCGACCACGTCGCGGCGACCCCGCTGCCCGACCTGCAGGCCGACTACGTCGCCACGTTCGACCTGCGCCGCCGCTGCTCGCCGTACCTGACGTACTACGCGCACGGCGACACCCGGAAGCGCGGCGTGGCGCTCGTCGAGTTCAAGGAGGCCTACCGGGCCGCCGGCATGGAGCACGTCGGCGAGGAGCTGCCCGACCACGTGGCCGTCGTCCTGGAGTTCGCCTCGACGGAGGGGTCGGCGCAGGAGGCGGGCCTGCGCCTGCTGCTCGACCACCGCGCCGGGCTCGAGCTGCTGCGCATGGCCCTGCGCGACGGCGGCTCCCCGTGGGCCGACGCGCTCGCGGCCGTCTGCGCGACCCTGCCGCCGCTCGGCGCGGACGAGGCCACCGCCGTCGCGCGCCTCGCCGCTGCCGGTCCGCCCGGCGAGGACGTCGGCCTCGAGCCGTTCGGCCCGCCCACGACCATGGAGGCCGCGCAGCCGGCCGGACCCGTCTTCCTGCCGACCCCGGGAGTCCGCCGATGA
- a CDS encoding nuclear transport factor 2 family protein translates to MDADDVMTWVREYERAWREQDVAAVERLFTEDALYLRGAYDDGLRGRAAIEDFWLDPTPFTMTAEPVAVDPPTAVLRVEVHYLGDEPHEFRDLWVVRFAPDGRAEHFEEWAHWPGLEYTGPGAD, encoded by the coding sequence ATGGACGCCGACGACGTCATGACGTGGGTGCGGGAGTACGAGCGGGCCTGGCGCGAGCAGGACGTCGCGGCCGTCGAGCGCCTCTTCACCGAGGACGCCCTGTACCTGCGCGGTGCCTACGACGACGGGCTGCGCGGGCGCGCCGCGATCGAGGACTTCTGGCTCGACCCGACGCCGTTCACCATGACGGCCGAGCCCGTCGCCGTCGACCCGCCCACCGCGGTGCTGCGCGTCGAGGTCCACTACCTCGGCGACGAGCCGCACGAGTTCCGCGACCTGTGGGTCGTGCGGTTCGCCCCCGACGGGCGCGCCGAGCACTTCGAGGAGTGGGCGCACTGGCCCGGCCTCGAGTACACCGGCCCCGGCGCCGACTGA